Proteins encoded in a region of the Isosphaeraceae bacterium EP7 genome:
- a CDS encoding SufE family protein, with product MSAAALDEIVSELGGADRQERIELLIDFARNLPPLPAKLDHMKDAAHRVEECQSPVYLFVELHGDRIEFHADAPIEAPTVRGFVAILVEGLKEATIEDVLSIPNDLIERIGLPEILGMLRVRGLHGVLGRLKAEVTRAAIGRASEPSA from the coding sequence GTGTCCGCCGCAGCACTCGACGAGATCGTGTCGGAACTGGGCGGCGCCGACCGCCAGGAGCGGATCGAGCTGCTCATCGACTTCGCGCGGAACCTGCCGCCGCTGCCCGCCAAGCTCGACCACATGAAAGACGCAGCGCATCGCGTCGAGGAATGCCAGTCGCCTGTCTACCTCTTCGTCGAGTTGCACGGCGATCGGATCGAATTCCACGCCGATGCGCCCATCGAGGCCCCCACGGTGCGTGGATTTGTGGCCATCCTCGTCGAGGGGCTGAAAGAGGCCACCATCGAGGACGTGCTGTCGATCCCCAACGACCTGATCGAGCGCATCGGCCTGCCGGAGATCCTGGGCATGCTCAGGGTCCGCGGGCTGCACGGGGTGCTCGGACGCCTCAAGGCCGAAGTCACCCGGGCCGCCATCGGCCGTGCCAGCGAGCCCTCCGCCTGA
- a CDS encoding sulfurtransferase gives MAAAYVHPEVLVSADWVEQHRNDPKVRIVESDEDILLYEMGHIPGAVKVDWQGDLQHQILRDYIDAAKFAEICERSGISNDTTVVFYGDKSNWWACYAFWAFKLFGHKDCRIMNGGRKLWTDQKRELTVEVPSYPKVTYTVDPAAAAEASIRCFRDDVLAHQKAGLPLIDVRSTKEFTGERTHMENYPEEGALRGGHIPGAKSVPWSLAVNEDGTFKTADELKVIFESEAGLKPTDNVVAYCRIGERSSLTWFVLTYLLGYPTVRNYDGSWTEWGNLVRVPIVKGA, from the coding sequence ATGGCCGCTGCCTATGTCCACCCCGAAGTCCTCGTCTCCGCCGACTGGGTCGAGCAGCACAGGAATGACCCCAAGGTCCGGATCGTCGAGAGCGACGAGGACATCCTGCTGTACGAGATGGGTCACATCCCGGGCGCGGTGAAGGTCGACTGGCAGGGGGACCTTCAGCACCAGATCCTTCGAGACTATATCGACGCCGCCAAGTTCGCCGAGATCTGCGAGCGCTCGGGGATCTCCAACGACACGACTGTCGTTTTCTATGGCGACAAGTCGAACTGGTGGGCCTGCTACGCCTTCTGGGCCTTCAAGCTGTTCGGCCACAAGGACTGCCGGATCATGAACGGCGGCCGCAAGCTCTGGACCGACCAGAAGCGTGAGCTGACCGTCGAAGTTCCCAGCTATCCCAAGGTGACGTACACGGTCGACCCCGCGGCCGCCGCCGAGGCGTCGATCCGCTGCTTCCGCGACGACGTGCTCGCTCACCAGAAGGCGGGCCTGCCGCTGATCGACGTGCGCAGCACCAAAGAGTTCACCGGCGAGCGGACGCACATGGAGAACTACCCGGAAGAGGGCGCCCTCCGCGGCGGCCACATCCCGGGCGCCAAGAGCGTCCCCTGGTCGCTGGCCGTCAATGAGGACGGGACGTTCAAGACGGCCGACGAGTTGAAGGTCATCTTTGAGTCCGAGGCCGGCCTGAAGCCCACCGATAATGTGGTGGCCTACTGCCGGATCGGCGAGCGGTCGAGCCTGACCTGGTTCGTCCTGACCTACCTGCTGGGCTACCCGACCGTGCGCAACTACGACGGCTCGTGGACCGAGTGGGGCAACCTCGTCCGGGTGCCAATCGTCAAGGGGGCCTGA